Proteins encoded by one window of Paenibacillus urinalis:
- a CDS encoding sensor histidine kinase: MKLRTTIYVYTSVFFMVLLLLINAFIYILFDRMSINTQTERAEAEASAVVEGIKNAAVSVAPDDLLRAFVPADGMLRLVRMSGEGQVVTSQTQQHLRNLDAPYRPNKVSQVTEVDGARYVFVSMPIIWVDGEVVNIQITESLASADNNLRVLRNVLFSVSVAALIAVIISSRLLSGIIIKPISRMIDTMKNIEQGGGFKSIDLEKKSKDELFEMGNTFNRMIDRLELNYEKQEQFVSNASHELKTPLTVIESYASLLKRRGAERPDLFNESVEAIHSEAVRMREMTEQLLLMARQTESAGVKLESCNIADMTQDTARSYQTAYRREVNVHIEAAEADEQMFAITDLNKAKQLLILFLDNARKYSEEHIDIQVEKEEGHIKVSIRDYGIGMSDSELAKVYDRFYRVDQARTRKQGGSGLGLSLAKEIAGHIQAEIDLKSRPGEGTTAILRFPSFLSKFS, from the coding sequence ATGAAGCTGAGAACGACGATTTACGTTTATACGTCCGTATTTTTTATGGTACTGCTTCTGTTGATTAATGCATTTATCTATATTCTGTTTGATCGCATGTCGATCAATACCCAGACAGAGCGGGCAGAAGCAGAAGCGAGTGCCGTTGTGGAAGGAATAAAGAACGCAGCGGTGAGCGTTGCTCCGGATGATCTCCTTCGCGCTTTTGTTCCGGCCGATGGCATGCTCCGTCTGGTACGGATGTCGGGCGAGGGACAGGTAGTAACATCTCAAACCCAGCAGCACTTAAGAAATCTGGATGCGCCATACCGTCCCAATAAAGTATCACAGGTCACGGAGGTGGATGGAGCAAGGTACGTATTTGTATCGATGCCGATTATCTGGGTAGACGGTGAGGTCGTAAATATACAAATTACTGAAAGTCTGGCGAGCGCAGATAACAATCTGCGTGTATTGCGTAACGTACTATTTTCCGTCTCAGTAGCAGCACTCATTGCGGTCATTATTTCCAGTCGTCTGCTCAGTGGAATCATTATCAAGCCGATATCAAGAATGATTGACACGATGAAAAATATTGAACAGGGCGGCGGCTTCAAATCCATCGATTTGGAGAAGAAATCCAAGGATGAGCTGTTCGAGATGGGCAATACGTTCAATCGCATGATTGACAGACTTGAGCTGAATTATGAGAAGCAGGAGCAATTTGTCTCTAATGCTTCACATGAGCTCAAGACGCCTTTAACTGTAATTGAGAGCTATGCAAGCTTGCTGAAACGCAGAGGAGCAGAGCGGCCTGATCTGTTCAATGAGTCTGTTGAGGCCATTCATTCTGAGGCGGTAAGGATGCGTGAAATGACAGAGCAGCTGCTGCTCATGGCTAGGCAGACTGAATCTGCCGGGGTGAAGCTGGAATCCTGCAATATCGCGGATATGACGCAGGACACAGCCCGGTCCTATCAGACAGCCTATCGCAGAGAGGTGAATGTGCATATCGAAGCCGCTGAAGCTGATGAGCAGATGTTCGCGATCACGGATCTTAATAAAGCCAAGCAGCTCCTTATTCTGTTCCTCGATAACGCGAGAAAATATAGTGAAGAGCACATTGATATCCAGGTCGAGAAGGAAGAAGGTCATATTAAAGTCTCGATTCGAGATTACGGTATTGGCATGTCGGACAGTGAGCTCGCCAAAGTATATGACCGCTTCTATCGTGTGGATCAGGCCCGAACACGTAAGCAAGGCGGATCAGGACTCGGTCTGTCGCTGGCCAAAGAGATTGCCGGTCATATTCAGGCCGAGATTGATCTGAAGAGCCGTCCTGGAGAAGGTACTACGGCGATATTACGCTTCCCCTCCTTTCTCAGCAAATTCTCATAA
- a CDS encoding response regulator transcription factor: MSASILIVEDEEKIARLLEIELEYENYKVHKTTSGTEGLTAYQQGEYDLILLDVMLPGLSGIEVLRRIRSQDEHTPVILLTAKGSVEDKVSGLDLGATDYITKPFQIEELLARVRAALRLSSKLQHQPAAASNAGEFETWLTAGNLRVNEATREVKRGEGSIELTPREFDLLVYLLRNQRQVLNREQILESVWGYDYMGDTNVVDVYIRYVRKKVDHGHETGLIHTVRGVGYVLKADA, translated from the coding sequence ATGAGTGCATCCATTCTCATTGTGGAGGATGAAGAGAAGATTGCTCGATTGCTTGAAATCGAGCTGGAATACGAGAATTATAAAGTGCATAAAACGACAAGCGGCACGGAGGGGCTTACGGCTTATCAACAAGGGGAGTATGATCTCATTCTGCTCGATGTGATGCTGCCGGGACTGAGCGGAATTGAAGTGCTGCGGCGTATTCGGAGCCAGGATGAGCACACACCGGTCATCCTGCTGACAGCGAAGGGATCTGTGGAGGATAAGGTGTCGGGACTTGATCTGGGGGCAACGGATTATATCACCAAGCCGTTTCAGATTGAAGAATTGCTGGCTCGTGTACGGGCTGCGCTGCGTTTGAGCAGTAAGCTGCAGCACCAGCCAGCAGCAGCTTCTAACGCCGGAGAGTTCGAGACGTGGCTCACAGCAGGTAATCTGCGTGTGAATGAGGCCACTAGAGAGGTCAAACGCGGGGAGGGCTCGATAGAGCTCACTCCCCGTGAATTTGATCTGCTTGTCTATTTGCTGCGCAATCAGCGCCAAGTATTGAATCGAGAGCAAATTCTTGAATCGGTGTGGGGTTACGACTACATGGGAGATACGAATGTGGTTGATGTCTATATACGTTATGTCCGCAAAAAAGTGGATCATGGTCATGAAACTGGACTTATACATACAGTGCGCGGTGTCGGTTACGTGCTTAAGGCGGACGCATGA
- a CDS encoding SDR family oxidoreductase, whose amino-acid sequence MNVLVIGANGQIGRHLVSQLKENPGHTVRAMVRKQEQLEALDKSGIEAVLADLEGTVEELAEAMKGNDAVVFTAGSGGSTGADKTLLIDLDGAVKTMEAAEKAGISRYIMVSAIYAEDRTKWPDAIKPYYVAKHYADKWLENSSLNYTIIRPGGLKNEPGNGKVSLNPEAGESSIPREDVAAVIVAALDADNTCRKAFPLVSGRESINEVIEQI is encoded by the coding sequence ATGAATGTACTCGTTATTGGAGCGAATGGACAAATAGGAAGACATCTTGTATCTCAGCTGAAAGAGAACCCGGGGCATACTGTTCGTGCTATGGTTCGTAAACAGGAACAGTTAGAGGCACTCGATAAATCAGGGATAGAGGCAGTTCTTGCCGATCTGGAAGGCACAGTAGAGGAGCTGGCGGAAGCCATGAAGGGGAATGATGCTGTTGTCTTCACGGCGGGATCAGGCGGAAGTACAGGGGCAGACAAGACCTTGCTCATTGATCTGGATGGTGCAGTGAAGACGATGGAAGCGGCGGAGAAGGCAGGCATTTCTCGTTACATTATGGTAAGCGCCATCTATGCAGAAGACAGAACCAAGTGGCCAGACGCTATCAAGCCATATTATGTGGCCAAGCACTATGCAGATAAGTGGCTGGAGAATTCGTCCCTGAATTATACGATTATTCGCCCAGGAGGGCTTAAGAATGAGCCAGGGAACGGCAAAGTATCTTTGAATCCAGAGGCCGGAGAGAGCAGTATACCTCGCGAAGATGTAGCTGCTGTCATTGTGGCTGCGCTTGATGCGGACAACACGTGTAGAAAGGCCTTTCCACTGGTATCCGGAAGGGAATCCATTAACGAGGTGATTGAACAAATTTAG
- a CDS encoding NAD(P)/FAD-dependent oxidoreductase — protein sequence MSKQILILGGGYGGLLSALAARQYLTAEEATITVVNRFPTHQIITELHRLAAGTIKEKAVALPLEKLLRGKDVNLKIDTVAEIKPDENKVTMKSGTIYSYDYLVVALGSETAFFGIPGLQDYSFTLKSVEEANNIRAHVEARLDAYKKTGEKKDATIVIGGGGLTGIELVGEYADVLTEVCKQKGINRSEVELYSVEAGPSILAGFPPELVERAQTSLEKRGVKFIVGVAITEMQEHTVFLKDGSSIETSTLIWTGGVQGNAVVANCGIEVNRGRATVKETLHSTSHENVFIAGDSAVVIPSEGARPYPPTAQLAWQMGETIGHNLAATIKGGELEVFTPVFSGTLGSLGRKDAIAMLGGSQTRLKGLPATLMKEASNIRYLKHIEGLFALAY from the coding sequence ATGTCGAAGCAAATTTTGATCCTGGGCGGCGGCTACGGCGGATTGCTGAGCGCACTTGCAGCGCGTCAATACCTGACTGCTGAAGAAGCAACCATTACGGTTGTGAACCGTTTCCCGACTCACCAAATCATTACAGAATTGCATCGTCTGGCTGCAGGTACAATCAAAGAGAAGGCTGTTGCTCTTCCACTTGAGAAGCTGCTCCGCGGTAAAGACGTGAATCTTAAAATTGATACGGTTGCCGAAATCAAGCCTGACGAGAACAAAGTCACAATGAAGAGCGGAACCATCTATAGCTATGACTACCTCGTTGTCGCTTTGGGTAGTGAAACAGCATTCTTCGGTATTCCAGGACTTCAAGATTACAGCTTTACGCTGAAATCGGTTGAAGAGGCGAACAATATTCGCGCTCACGTGGAAGCTCGTCTGGATGCATACAAGAAAACAGGCGAGAAAAAAGACGCTACCATCGTTATCGGCGGCGGCGGCTTGACAGGTATCGAGCTTGTTGGTGAGTATGCAGACGTGCTTACTGAAGTTTGTAAACAAAAAGGCATCAACCGCAGCGAAGTGGAGCTCTACAGCGTAGAAGCAGGTCCTTCGATTCTGGCAGGATTCCCTCCAGAGCTGGTTGAGCGTGCACAAACAAGCCTTGAGAAACGCGGCGTGAAATTCATCGTTGGCGTAGCGATCACAGAAATGCAAGAGCATACGGTATTCCTGAAAGACGGCAGCTCCATCGAGACAAGCACTCTGATCTGGACTGGCGGCGTTCAAGGTAATGCTGTAGTTGCAAACTGCGGTATTGAAGTGAACCGCGGACGTGCAACGGTAAAAGAAACACTGCACTCTACATCGCATGAGAATGTGTTCATCGCTGGTGACAGCGCAGTTGTTATTCCAAGTGAAGGCGCTCGTCCTTACCCTCCAACAGCACAGCTTGCTTGGCAAATGGGTGAGACGATCGGACATAACCTGGCAGCTACCATCAAGGGCGGTGAGCTTGAAGTCTTCACTCCAGTCTTCTCCGGTACACTGGGAAGCCTTGGACGTAAAGATGCCATCGCAATGCTTGGAGGAAGTCAGACTCGTCTGAAAGGTCTTCCTGCAACACTCATGAAAGAAGCAAGTAACATTCGTTACCTGAAACATATTGAGGGTCTATTCGCTCTGGCGTATTAA
- a CDS encoding DUF1641 domain-containing protein: MSQPTQQEVPATGAPQAQNDVLDQLMKPEVQESLTVLVENLPKLAEMVTAMTTAYDFAQGLAKDQVFVNDMKVAFGEFTTPVVEKAKGVASAAIEAGDRAHAEQSSVGLFGMLKMLKDPNVQHTLRFAQAFLSILNERQQNKQD, encoded by the coding sequence ATGTCACAACCGACGCAACAAGAAGTACCTGCTACAGGTGCTCCTCAAGCACAAAATGATGTGCTCGATCAATTGATGAAGCCGGAGGTTCAGGAGTCTCTTACTGTTCTGGTTGAGAACTTGCCTAAACTGGCTGAAATGGTAACTGCAATGACTACAGCTTATGACTTTGCTCAAGGGCTGGCGAAGGACCAAGTATTCGTAAACGACATGAAAGTTGCCTTTGGCGAATTTACTACTCCAGTAGTAGAAAAAGCAAAAGGTGTTGCTTCTGCAGCCATCGAAGCTGGCGATCGCGCTCATGCGGAACAGTCTTCTGTTGGCTTGTTCGGCATGCTCAAAATGCTGAAGGACCCTAACGTACAACATACGCTTCGTTTTGCTCAAGCTTTCTTGAGCATCTTGAACGAGCGTCAGCAAAACAAACAAGACTAA
- a CDS encoding DIP1984 family protein encodes MKLAEALILRSDIQTKIQQLRFRLEGVVRVQEGEPPAEDPAELFAELEESLSQYTKLVQDINRTNSQTLLDTGISIADALALRENYVKHRDVLYDVIRQATIRLERTSRSEIKFVTTVDHKKLQKQVDELAKAHRVLDTKIQEKNWTTELITTA; translated from the coding sequence ATGAAACTCGCAGAAGCACTTATATTACGTTCGGATATACAAACTAAAATACAACAATTAAGATTTCGTCTGGAAGGTGTCGTCAGAGTGCAGGAGGGGGAGCCGCCTGCCGAAGATCCTGCCGAGTTATTTGCTGAACTGGAGGAGAGCTTGAGCCAATATACGAAGCTGGTTCAAGATATCAATCGCACCAACTCTCAAACCCTGCTCGACACGGGCATCAGTATCGCGGATGCGCTTGCACTGCGTGAGAATTATGTGAAGCATCGGGATGTGCTGTATGATGTCATCAGGCAAGCAACCATTCGTCTGGAGCGGACAAGCAGATCCGAGATCAAGTTCGTTACCACGGTTGACCACAAGAAGCTGCAGAAGCAGGTTGACGAACTTGCAAAGGCTCACCGTGTATTAGATACGAAGATCCAGGAGAAGAACTGGACGACAGAGCTGATCACGACAGCGTAA
- a CDS encoding cupin domain-containing protein, translating into MAHTEFKTRAYRFKDDGIIPNHPNLPVLLYPSVLRGREEEMEALFNSHNWQNTWTGGVFPYHHYHSNTHEVLGVISGSVKLQLGGEQGIVVTAAAGDVIVLPAGTGHKRIEASREFQVVGGYPDGIEYDTYTGESGERPKVLQDIKQVPLPDQDPVFGKSGPLHTYYRLEDSV; encoded by the coding sequence ATGGCACATACCGAATTTAAGACACGGGCTTATCGTTTCAAGGATGATGGCATCATCCCAAACCACCCGAACTTACCTGTTCTCTTATATCCGAGCGTTCTAAGAGGGAGAGAAGAGGAGATGGAAGCCCTATTCAACAGCCACAATTGGCAGAACACCTGGACAGGCGGTGTATTCCCTTATCATCATTATCACAGCAACACACATGAGGTTCTCGGTGTGATCAGCGGATCGGTCAAGCTGCAGCTTGGCGGTGAGCAAGGGATCGTGGTCACTGCGGCAGCCGGGGATGTGATCGTTCTTCCTGCCGGTACTGGCCATAAGAGGATTGAAGCAAGCCGTGAGTTTCAGGTGGTTGGTGGTTATCCCGATGGCATCGAATATGACACCTATACAGGCGAATCCGGAGAGCGGCCCAAAGTACTTCAGGACATCAAGCAAGTTCCCTTGCCCGATCAAGATCCGGTATTTGGAAAGAGCGGACCGCTCCACACCTATTACCGATTAGAAGATTCAGTGTAA
- a CDS encoding TVP38/TMEM64 family protein translates to MYSWSVSDIMSFFTEENIIMLLEQFRSYGPLPGILITFLKSFIPPLPTLLIVGANGVVYGWAGFIYSWIGLVGGSFLTFLIIRRIAMTSYIQRWAQKPKVQKSLRWIQRNAFSYVFLLGMFPMGPFVLVNMAAGAAQMRPGLFLLAAGLGKGIMIFYVTYIGTNLEEIIQHPLILVGVVIFIILTIVASKRIEAYYTESSNR, encoded by the coding sequence ATGTACAGTTGGTCCGTCTCGGATATCATGTCCTTTTTCACGGAAGAAAATATCATCATGCTGCTTGAACAGTTTCGTTCCTATGGACCGCTGCCCGGAATTCTGATCACATTTCTGAAATCCTTTATCCCGCCGCTGCCAACCCTGCTGATCGTGGGAGCGAACGGGGTTGTGTATGGCTGGGCTGGATTCATCTACTCCTGGATTGGCCTGGTGGGAGGCAGCTTCCTAACTTTTCTGATTATTCGCAGAATTGCGATGACTTCCTACATCCAGCGCTGGGCACAGAAGCCCAAGGTTCAGAAGAGCTTACGCTGGATACAGCGCAATGCGTTCAGCTATGTGTTCCTGCTGGGGATGTTCCCGATGGGACCGTTTGTGCTGGTGAACATGGCAGCAGGCGCAGCTCAGATGCGCCCCGGTCTCTTCCTGCTCGCGGCAGGGCTTGGCAAAGGAATCATGATATTTTATGTGACTTATATTGGTACCAACCTGGAGGAGATTATCCAGCATCCGCTTATTCTGGTTGGCGTCGTCATATTCATCATTTTGACGATTGTGGCAAGCAAAAGGATAGAAGCTTATTACACTGAATCTTCTAATCGGTAA
- a CDS encoding transglutaminase family protein, which produces MKYKIVHTNTFKYDAPVDQSMNTIRLRPLEDECQQLISYRTDIHPSAMTKGHEDVWGNYVEEFFIAEPHTSLEVVATSIVTVQRSPFLQDIRYSSEMKTLFESPLYKEHYGAYLVETAYTKLNMEQIRAVQKVAGSMKDPLSYALQVMDYLYSSFIYDKDSTDVETTAEAAFEHSRGVCQDFSHVMLGILRASGIPSRYVSGYLYVGEDSALKGDAASHAWVEVMVPGIGWAGLDPTNNVEALSNHIRVGTGRDYADVSPLQGKYRGGESTLDVGVSVQLLDANERHD; this is translated from the coding sequence ATGAAATACAAAATTGTGCATACCAACACGTTTAAATACGACGCTCCGGTTGATCAGAGCATGAATACAATACGGCTGCGACCACTCGAGGATGAGTGCCAGCAGCTGATATCATATCGCACCGATATCCATCCTTCGGCAATGACGAAGGGGCATGAGGATGTGTGGGGGAATTATGTGGAAGAATTCTTCATTGCTGAGCCCCATACCTCTCTGGAGGTCGTTGCTACCTCCATTGTGACGGTGCAGCGGAGTCCTTTTTTGCAGGATATTCGGTACTCCTCTGAGATGAAGACGTTGTTTGAGTCTCCTTTATATAAAGAGCATTATGGTGCTTATCTGGTGGAGACCGCGTATACCAAGCTTAATATGGAGCAGATTCGAGCTGTTCAGAAGGTAGCGGGGAGCATGAAGGATCCGCTCAGCTATGCATTACAAGTGATGGATTATTTGTACAGCAGCTTCATCTATGATAAAGACTCTACTGACGTAGAAACAACGGCCGAGGCGGCTTTTGAGCACAGTAGAGGGGTCTGTCAGGATTTTTCTCACGTTATGCTGGGAATTCTGCGGGCCAGTGGCATTCCATCACGTTATGTGAGTGGTTATCTGTACGTAGGAGAAGATTCGGCACTGAAGGGAGATGCTGCTTCGCATGCGTGGGTTGAGGTGATGGTGCCTGGCATTGGCTGGGCAGGTCTTGATCCGACGAACAATGTGGAGGCACTATCCAATCATATAAGAGTGGGTACGGGCCGTGATTATGCAGATGTAAGTCCTCTGCAAGGAAAGTATCGGGGCGGAGAGTCTACTCTGGATGTCGGTGTATCTGTACAGCTGCTGGATGCAAACGAACGACATGATTAG
- a CDS encoding alpha-E domain-containing protein, translating into MLSRVADCLYWMSRNIERAESNARILNVQFIQMLEASEEEILAKHDWEMIFEICARTDLFHEAMQEPTGADQALIHQLVFARANPNSLMNCVQYARENARMTRTQLPDDLWEIWNDVYLDMNRMNRGEDIDSREVRRCLERTKIASLTARGIIESSMSRGPAYHMINVGKWLEQAEKTARILDVVSSYIYADPACRGQGESYYWRLALQFANGYEAFLKRHPPAMEPGPILSFLVADEAYPKSIRYCISQVRESVQILEYGRVSHYSWEMYASLDDLLGMLDEVHITELRGPELDFFLSQFQEKCKEIGHVFSRTYYLMDTGERQFQFHYAGE; encoded by the coding sequence ATGCTGAGCAGAGTGGCAGATTGCTTATATTGGATGTCCCGCAACATTGAGCGGGCAGAGAGCAATGCGCGTATACTGAATGTACAATTCATTCAGATGCTGGAAGCCTCAGAGGAAGAGATTCTTGCCAAGCATGACTGGGAGATGATCTTCGAAATATGCGCCCGGACCGATCTGTTTCATGAAGCGATGCAAGAACCCACGGGGGCGGATCAAGCACTTATTCACCAGCTTGTCTTCGCAAGGGCCAATCCCAATTCTTTGATGAACTGTGTCCAATATGCCAGGGAGAATGCAAGAATGACGAGGACTCAGCTCCCCGATGATCTCTGGGAGATCTGGAACGATGTTTATCTGGATATGAACAGGATGAACAGAGGAGAAGATATCGACAGCAGAGAGGTGAGACGCTGCCTGGAGCGGACGAAGATTGCTTCCCTTACTGCGAGAGGAATTATCGAATCTTCGATGTCACGCGGACCTGCCTATCATATGATCAATGTTGGTAAATGGCTTGAGCAAGCAGAGAAGACAGCCCGGATTCTGGATGTTGTAAGCAGTTATATCTATGCAGATCCGGCCTGCAGAGGACAAGGCGAATCCTATTACTGGCGTCTGGCCCTGCAATTCGCAAATGGGTATGAGGCATTTCTGAAGCGCCATCCACCGGCCATGGAGCCTGGGCCGATTCTCAGCTTTCTCGTTGCGGATGAAGCCTATCCCAAATCGATCCGCTACTGCATAAGCCAGGTACGGGAGTCTGTTCAAATTCTGGAGTATGGCAGGGTATCTCATTATTCCTGGGAGATGTATGCTTCCCTTGATGATCTGCTGGGTATGCTGGATGAGGTCCATATTACGGAGCTGAGGGGACCGGAGCTGGACTTCTTCCTTAGTCAATTTCAAGAGAAGTGCAAGGAGATCGGCCATGTGTTCTCGAGAACTTATTATTTAATGGATACAGGAGAGCGGCAGTTTCAATTTCACTACGCAGGAGAATAG
- a CDS encoding GntR family transcriptional regulator: MGLQMDDDRPIFIQIAERIEDDIIEGGLEEEAQVPSTNQFASFYQINPATAAKGVNLLVDQGVLYKKRGIGMFVAKGARGMVMEKRREQFYEQYVTKMIQEAQKLGISKEELSIMIQREEKR, translated from the coding sequence ATGGGACTGCAAATGGATGATGACCGCCCCATTTTTATACAGATCGCGGAACGAATCGAAGACGACATTATTGAGGGGGGTTTGGAAGAAGAAGCTCAGGTCCCTTCAACGAATCAATTTGCTTCTTTTTATCAAATTAATCCTGCCACAGCCGCCAAAGGTGTAAATCTGCTGGTCGATCAAGGCGTGCTGTACAAGAAACGAGGAATCGGCATGTTTGTAGCCAAAGGCGCGAGGGGGATGGTTATGGAGAAACGCAGAGAGCAATTCTATGAGCAATATGTCACCAAGATGATCCAAGAGGCACAGAAGCTCGGCATCAGCAAAGAAGAGCTGTCTATTATGATTCAACGGGAGGAGAAACGATAA
- a CDS encoding ABC transporter ATP-binding protein: protein MRDVVEIRNLTKSFGNDVTAINNISLNIEENKIYGLLGRNGAGKTTLMHILTAQIFPTSGEIRVFGEEPYENAKALNQTCFIKESQKYPDSFRIRDVIAIASYQFPNWDAKLADTLLMEFNLPLKRHVKKLSRGMLSAVGIVVGLASRAPLTIFDEPYLGLDATARQMFYDRLIQDYMEHPRTIILSTHLIDEISAMLEHVIVIDSGRILLSEEAEKLRGAAYTISGKKQDVEAFIHNKKVLHRETLGSILQVTVRSEGISDFRKQAESKHLDVTPVSLQQLIVHLTHNRNKEEVTL from the coding sequence ATGCGTGATGTAGTGGAAATTCGGAATCTGACCAAAAGCTTCGGAAATGATGTCACCGCGATTAATAACATCAGTCTGAACATAGAAGAAAACAAAATATATGGACTTCTCGGACGAAACGGAGCAGGTAAAACAACCTTGATGCACATCTTAACTGCCCAAATATTCCCCACGTCCGGCGAAATTCGGGTGTTTGGTGAGGAGCCCTATGAGAATGCCAAGGCGCTCAATCAAACGTGCTTTATTAAAGAGAGTCAAAAATACCCGGATTCCTTCCGGATCAGAGATGTAATCGCCATTGCCTCCTACCAATTTCCGAATTGGGACGCGAAGCTTGCAGACACCCTGCTGATGGAGTTCAATCTCCCTCTGAAACGTCATGTGAAGAAGCTGTCTCGGGGGATGCTCTCTGCCGTCGGTATCGTAGTCGGGCTGGCCAGCCGCGCTCCGCTTACCATCTTCGATGAGCCTTATCTCGGATTGGATGCTACCGCAAGACAAATGTTCTACGACCGGCTGATTCAGGACTATATGGAGCATCCTCGCACCATTATTTTATCTACCCATCTTATTGATGAGATCAGCGCTATGCTTGAGCATGTTATCGTCATTGACAGCGGCCGGATTCTGCTGAGCGAAGAGGCAGAGAAGCTAAGAGGAGCTGCCTATACGATCAGTGGGAAGAAGCAGGATGTGGAAGCATTTATTCATAACAAAAAAGTCCTTCACAGAGAGACGCTGGGCTCTATACTTCAAGTCACGGTACGAAGCGAAGGAATTTCGGACTTCCGTAAACAAGCAGAGAGCAAACACCTGGATGTCACCCCTGTATCGCTTCAGCAATTGATTGTTCATTTGACCCACAACCGTAATAAGGAAGAGGTGACTCTATAA
- a CDS encoding acyltransferase — translation MSQTQLEKRERIPELNLVRCMAILGVLTVHSSSFATLNMIDSGMYGVYNFFNIFMKFGTPTFIFLSSFVLFYNYYTRPLDKQLVTGFYKKRLLYILIPYFMFSLFYFGILHVTHYPDRSFVDTITSFTEKLLTGKAYTHLYFVFINMQFYILFPLVLWLFKKAPSLVKWAVPIGLAIQWGFIVMNKYGVISVANKGSWSPSYFAYFMLGAFLGVYFPKIKQWIVMKKEHATPAKITTWIALWAVWLGAGIAHAQIWYLNRKGIAVYDSLWYEFLWNLHTFAAALVLFQIAFLLYKRERGQNAIVRGMSRIGGLSFGIYLIHPFFLLIYREFPPQTGISMLHHLWYVGGFLVALIGSYIVVSLASRIPQSWILFGNLPKPKKKERAIGEKRDLPA, via the coding sequence ATGAGTCAAACACAATTAGAAAAAAGGGAACGTATTCCCGAGCTGAACCTGGTGCGATGTATGGCGATTCTCGGGGTATTGACCGTGCATTCGTCTTCATTTGCGACATTAAACATGATCGATTCCGGTATGTACGGCGTATACAACTTCTTTAATATTTTCATGAAGTTCGGTACACCGACATTTATTTTTCTCAGCAGCTTTGTCTTGTTCTACAATTACTACACAAGACCGCTGGACAAACAGCTGGTAACAGGCTTCTATAAGAAACGGCTGCTTTACATCCTGATTCCGTATTTTATGTTCTCACTCTTTTACTTCGGGATCCTGCATGTGACGCATTACCCGGACCGTTCCTTTGTGGATACCATAACCAGCTTCACGGAGAAGCTGCTCACAGGTAAGGCGTATACGCACTTATACTTTGTATTTATAAATATGCAGTTCTATATTTTATTCCCGCTTGTGCTGTGGCTGTTCAAGAAGGCGCCGTCGCTTGTCAAATGGGCAGTCCCGATCGGACTTGCGATTCAATGGGGATTCATTGTCATGAACAAGTACGGTGTGATCTCTGTTGCGAATAAGGGAAGCTGGTCACCGTCTTATTTTGCCTATTTTATGCTGGGTGCATTCCTGGGCGTATACTTCCCTAAGATCAAACAGTGGATTGTGATGAAAAAGGAGCATGCCACACCTGCTAAGATTACCACCTGGATTGCGCTGTGGGCCGTATGGCTTGGTGCAGGGATCGCCCATGCTCAGATTTGGTACCTGAACCGTAAAGGCATTGCCGTATATGATTCGCTCTGGTATGAATTCTTGTGGAACCTGCACACATTTGCAGCGGCTCTGGTGCTCTTCCAGATCGCCTTCCTGCTATATAAACGTGAACGTGGGCAGAACGCGATTGTACGCGGTATGTCTCGAATTGGAGGACTGTCGTTCGGGATTTACCTGATTCACCCGTTCTTCCTGCTAATCTACCGCGAGTTCCCGCCGCAAACCGGGATCTCCATGCTGCACCATCTGTGGTACGTAGGCGGCTTCCTGGTCGCATTGATCGGTTCATATATTGTCGTGTCGCTGGCTTCCCGGATTCCACAGTCGTGGATCCTGTTCGGTAACCTGCCGAAGCCGAAGAAGAAGGAGCGCGCAATTGGGGAGAAGAGAGACCTCCCTGCATAA